One genomic region from Uloborus diversus isolate 005 chromosome 2, Udiv.v.3.1, whole genome shotgun sequence encodes:
- the LOC129217264 gene encoding tRNA methyltransferase 10 homolog A-like, with translation MDANSLNSEINSSVPLEETTKSEKMSKRQQKRIEKMRRWQELKPLLKAKEKEKRKLKIKEAKESGRDLGPSRKILKSLKMADSTCKLKVCFDLSLADVMTPSEFSKTFKQLHRCYSINRRAKAPLQLYISGYSDPTKVAMSKMSGCFNWDVNFSQNSYSELFEKQNIVYLTSDSPNELETLDHSKTYVIGALVDHNRLKNFCFEKAEKDGIDHAKLPLDSYFKFKTRKVLTIDQVYLIFLRLTEGKSWVDAIVETVPKRKGIELKDEVCNDTEAPSVDMHCSDDEEIVLENV, from the coding sequence ATGGATGCCAATTCTCTGAATAGCGAAATTAATTCTTCTGTTCCACTTGAAGAGACAacgaaaagtgaaaaaatgtcgAAGCGACAGCAAAAGCGAATAGAAAAAATGAGAAGATGGCAGGAATTAAAGCCGCTTCTTAAggccaaagaaaaagaaaagagaaagctaAAAATAAAGGAAGCGAAAGAAAGTGGGCGTGATTTGGGACCAAGTAGGAAGAtattaaagtctttaaaaatgGCAGACTCTACTTGCAAACTTAAAGTATGCTTTGATTTATCTCTGGCAGATGTTATGACTCCTTCTgagttttcaaaaacttttaagcaGCTTCATAGATGCTATTCAATTAATAGGAGAGCTAAAGCCCCTTTACAGTTGTATATTTCTGGATATAGTGACCCAACTAAAGTTGCCATGAGTAAAATGTCTGGATGCTTTAACTGGGATGTTAATTTCAGCCAGAACTCATATTCTGAACTATTTGAGAagcaaaatattgtgtatttgaCAAGTGACTCGCCAAATGAACTTGAAACATTAGATCATAGCAAAACGTATGTGATTGGTGCGCTAGTTGATCATAATCGACTTAAAaacttttgctttgaaaaagctGAAAAAGATGGTATTGATCATGCTAAACTACCGTTGGATTCATATTTCAAGTTTAAGACTAGAAAAGTTCTTACCATAGatcaagtatatttaatttttttaaggcttACGGAAGGCAAATCCTGGGTTGATGCAATTGTTGAAACCGTGCCAAAACGTAAAGGCATTGAACTTAAAGATGAAGTATGTAATGATACAGAGGCGCCTTCTGTTGATATGCATTGTTCTGATGATGAAGAAATCGTGCTTGAAAATGTTTAG